From Streptomyces sp. TLI_053, a single genomic window includes:
- a CDS encoding cation acetate symporter translates to MRTATPPPVAPAGDHHDLAVVLFAVIVLVTLGITFWAGRRRGGGADDFYAGGRDFTPLQNGFALSGDYLSAASFLGVAGLIALFGYDGVLYSIGFLVAWLVVLMLVAELVRNAGRYTLADVLALRLRRRKVRAAAGGASVVVTLFYLVAQMVGAGSLVALLLGTNSAEARTWTIVAVGGLMIVYVTVGGMRATTWIQIVKAFLLVAGSVLLTVLLLLRFHGDVAELMRQAAQHSGAGRRYLEPGLKYGKSFTSRLDFFSLGLALVLGTAGLPHILSRFYTVPTARAARRSTMWAIGLVGGFYLMAIALGLGATALVGSAEVRHANAAGNTAVPLLALVLGGGNGSTGGVVLFAVISAIAFATILAVVAGLTLASSAAFAHDIWAGAWRGRPRRGGRGVRGARGRRALVPASRRARGGTEAATGTAAERTEDGSPATTERQEVLVARIAAVGIGAVAIVLSLFAQQLNVAFLVGLAFAVAASANLPVLLYSLFWRRFTPRGAVWSVYGGLIPAVVLVTFSPVVSGTKVALFPGVDFHWFPLENPGLVSIPLGFLAGWIGTLTSPEPADPDRYAELEVRSLTGAGAA, encoded by the coding sequence ATGAGGACCGCCACCCCGCCCCCCGTGGCCCCCGCCGGCGACCACCACGACCTGGCCGTGGTGCTGTTCGCCGTCATCGTCCTGGTCACCCTCGGGATCACCTTCTGGGCCGGCCGCCGCCGAGGCGGCGGCGCCGACGACTTCTACGCCGGCGGCCGCGACTTCACGCCGCTGCAGAACGGCTTCGCACTCTCCGGCGACTACCTCTCCGCCGCCTCCTTCCTCGGCGTCGCCGGGCTGATCGCGCTGTTCGGGTACGACGGCGTGCTCTACAGCATCGGCTTCCTGGTCGCCTGGCTGGTGGTCCTGATGCTGGTCGCCGAGCTGGTCAGGAACGCCGGTCGGTACACCCTGGCCGACGTGCTGGCGCTGCGGCTGCGCCGCCGCAAGGTCCGGGCCGCGGCCGGCGGTGCCAGCGTCGTGGTGACGCTGTTCTACCTGGTCGCCCAGATGGTCGGCGCGGGCAGTCTGGTCGCCCTGCTGCTCGGCACCAACAGTGCCGAGGCCAGGACCTGGACCATCGTGGCGGTGGGCGGTCTGATGATCGTCTACGTCACGGTCGGCGGGATGCGGGCCACCACCTGGATCCAGATCGTCAAGGCGTTCCTGCTGGTCGCCGGCTCGGTACTGCTGACCGTACTGCTGCTGCTGCGCTTCCACGGCGACGTCGCCGAGCTGATGCGGCAGGCGGCCCAGCACAGCGGCGCCGGCCGGCGCTACCTGGAGCCCGGGCTGAAGTACGGCAAGAGCTTCACCAGCCGGCTGGACTTCTTCAGCCTCGGCCTCGCCCTGGTGCTCGGCACCGCGGGCCTGCCGCACATCCTGTCCCGCTTCTACACCGTGCCCACCGCCCGGGCCGCCCGGCGCTCGACGATGTGGGCGATCGGGCTGGTCGGCGGCTTCTACCTGATGGCCATCGCGCTGGGCCTCGGCGCCACCGCGCTGGTCGGTTCCGCGGAGGTCCGGCACGCCAACGCGGCGGGCAACACCGCCGTCCCGCTGCTCGCCCTGGTGCTGGGCGGCGGCAACGGCTCCACCGGTGGGGTGGTGCTGTTCGCGGTGATCTCGGCGATCGCCTTCGCCACCATCCTCGCCGTGGTCGCCGGGCTCACCCTGGCCTCCTCGGCGGCCTTCGCCCACGACATCTGGGCCGGCGCCTGGCGGGGACGCCCGCGCCGCGGCGGCCGCGGGGTGCGGGGGGCGCGCGGCCGACGGGCGCTCGTCCCGGCCTCCCGGCGGGCGCGGGGCGGTACGGAAGCCGCGACCGGAACGGCGGCGGAGCGGACGGAGGACGGGTCGCCGGCCACCACCGAGCGCCAGGAGGTGCTGGTCGCCCGGATCGCGGCGGTCGGGATCGGCGCGGTGGCGATCGTGCTGAGCCTCTTCGCGCAGCAGCTGAACGTCGCCTTCCTGGTCGGCCTGGCCTTCGCCGTGGCCGCCTCCGCCAATCTGCCGGTGCTGCTCTACAGCCTGTTCTGGCGGCGGTTCACCCCGCGCGGAGCGGTCTGGTCGGTGTACGGCGGGCTGATCCCGGCGGTGGTGCTGGTGACCTTCTCGCCGGTCGTGTCCGGTACCAAGGTGGCGCTCTTCCCCGGGGTGGACTTCCACTGGTTCCCGCTGGAGAACCCGGGCCTCGTCTCCATCCCGCTCGGCTTCCTGGCCGGGTGGATCGGCACCCTCACCTCGCCCGAGCCGGCCGATCCGGACCGGTACGCCGAGCTGGAGGTCCGCTCCCTGACCGGGGCCGGGGCCGCCTGA